Proteins co-encoded in one Dryobates pubescens isolate bDryPub1 chromosome 4, bDryPub1.pri, whole genome shotgun sequence genomic window:
- the SOSTDC1 gene encoding sclerostin domain-containing protein 1, producing MLLPAIPFYGFLLACIFTRSSLAFKNDATEILYSHVVKPAAASPSSNSTLNQARNGGRHYPSAGSDRNNRVQVGCRELRSTKYISDGQCTSINPLKELVCAGECLPLPLLPNWIGGGYGTKYWSRRSSQEWRCVNDKTRTQRIQLQCQDGSIRTYKITVVTACKCKRYTRQHNESSHNFEGTSQAKPIQHHKERKRGSKSSKHSTS from the exons ATGCTTCTTCCTGCCATTCCCTTCTACGGCTTTCTCCTGGCTTGCATCTTCACGAGAAGCTCTTTGGCTTTCAAGAACGATGCCACAGAGATACTTTATTCACACGTTGTTAAACCTGCTGCGGCGAGCCCGAGCAGCAACAGCACGCTGAACCAAGCCAGGAACGGCGGCAGGCACTACCCCAGCGCGGGATCCGACCGTAACA atcgtGTTCAGGTCGGCTGTCGGGAACTGAGATCCACCAAGTACATTTCAGATGGCCAGTGCACCAGCATCAATCCATTGAAGGAGCTAGTGTGTGCTGGTGAATGCCTCCCTTTGCCACTGCTCCCCAACTGGATTGGAGGAGGCTATGGAACCAAATACTGGAGCAGGCGGAGCTCGCAGGAGTGGAGATGTGTCAATGACAAAACCCGCACCCAGAGGATCCAGCTTCAGTGCCAGGATGGAAGTATAAGAACCTACAAAATAACTGTGGTCACAGCCTGCAAGTGCAAGCGATACACCAGGCAGCACAATGAGTCCAGCCACAACTTTGAGGGAACCTCTCAAGCAAAACCTATCCAGCAtcacaaagagaggaaaagaggcaGTAAATCCAGCAAACATAGTACAAGTTAG